One window of the Pseudarthrobacter sp. ATCC 49987 genome contains the following:
- a CDS encoding SHOCT domain-containing protein — protein sequence MMGYYGNGIGWMWLWGVLLLVGIAALVLLAVRLFTGGPGHGGANQPGRYGTPPYGPPGTPPGGPGFPAGKSQARLILDERFARGELTAEQYRENLKVLGEER from the coding sequence ATGATGGGGTACTACGGCAACGGTATCGGCTGGATGTGGCTCTGGGGTGTGCTCTTGCTGGTCGGGATCGCCGCCCTGGTGCTGCTCGCCGTCCGGCTCTTCACCGGCGGACCCGGCCACGGCGGTGCCAACCAGCCCGGCCGCTACGGCACCCCGCCCTATGGCCCGCCGGGGACTCCCCCGGGCGGCCCTGGCTTCCCCGCCGGGAAGAGCCAGGCCCGGCTGATCCTGGACGAACGCTTCGCGAGGGGCGAGCTCACCGCGGAACAGTACCGCGAGAACTTGAAAGTGCTCGGCGAGGAACGCTAG
- a CDS encoding DUF47 domain-containing protein, translated as MKLRLFPQEPAGLNLLAQLAGQIALATGTLSEILGAPASENDRLVEDMHNHEAKSAELHFALLTHMRTSFVNPLPREDMYALSRFLNEAMEKLDAAADLVSLYKLDRLPKRAADQLEIISRQAELTVDAMRRLDNLDDLEDYWIEVLRLSKRAERSHRVWVADMLNEMKPARYARNRDIADQLVGVTRDMRRVAVQVGSIIVKES; from the coding sequence GTGAAGCTGCGCCTTTTCCCCCAGGAGCCCGCCGGGCTGAACCTCCTCGCCCAGCTTGCAGGCCAGATTGCGCTCGCCACGGGCACCCTGTCGGAAATCCTGGGCGCACCGGCCAGTGAAAACGACCGGCTGGTCGAGGACATGCACAACCATGAGGCCAAGTCCGCGGAGCTGCACTTCGCGTTGCTGACGCACATGCGGACCTCGTTCGTGAACCCGCTCCCCCGCGAGGACATGTATGCCCTCTCCCGGTTCCTCAATGAGGCGATGGAAAAGCTCGATGCCGCCGCCGACCTGGTGTCCCTCTACAAGCTGGACCGCCTGCCCAAACGCGCCGCAGACCAGCTGGAAATCATCAGCAGGCAGGCCGAGCTCACCGTGGACGCCATGCGGAGGCTGGACAACCTGGACGACCTCGAGGACTACTGGATCGAGGTCCTCCGCCTGTCCAAGCGCGCCGAACGGTCCCACCGGGTCTGGGTAGCGGACATGCTCAACGAAATGAAGCCGGCCCGGTACGCGCGGAACCGGGACATCGCCGACCAGCTCGTGGGAGTCACCCGGGACATGCGCCGGGTCGCGGTCCAGGTGGGCAGCATCATCGTCAAGGAATCCTGA
- the pstS gene encoding phosphate ABC transporter substrate-binding protein PstS produces the protein MKALRFGRTSAIAVIAAGALALTACGSDNATNTAQSAAPSASGPAVTGTLTGIGSSAQGAAMDVWKTNFASANQGANVQYSPDGSGAGRKAILDGSAQFAGSDAYLKDDEYASSKTTCGPESALNIPVYISPIAVAFNLPDIKELKLDAATVAKIFRGGITNWNDPAIAAMNPDAKLPDLKVTPVNRSDDSGTTQNFTDYLAAAAPEVWTDKAAGIWPAALKGENAKGTSGVVKTVTDTPGAVTYADDSAVSGKLGVAQIKVGGSFTKISADAAAKAVDAGKPVEGRNANDLSIKLDRTTTIEGAYPVVLVSFHVVCSTYADQKTADLVKAFESYVVSDAGQKAAAEAAKSAPLSKTLQDKALKSIQSIKVKS, from the coding sequence GTGAAGGCACTCCGCTTCGGCCGCACCTCGGCTATCGCTGTCATCGCAGCTGGCGCTCTCGCGCTGACCGCCTGCGGTTCGGACAACGCAACCAACACGGCCCAGTCCGCCGCGCCGTCCGCCTCGGGCCCCGCAGTTACGGGCACCCTGACCGGCATCGGTTCCTCCGCGCAGGGCGCTGCCATGGACGTGTGGAAGACCAATTTCGCCTCGGCAAACCAGGGCGCCAATGTCCAGTACTCCCCGGACGGCTCCGGCGCAGGCCGCAAGGCCATCCTGGACGGCTCCGCCCAGTTCGCCGGCTCCGATGCCTACCTCAAGGATGACGAGTACGCGAGCTCCAAGACCACCTGCGGCCCCGAGAGCGCCCTCAACATCCCGGTCTACATTTCCCCGATCGCCGTGGCCTTCAACTTGCCCGACATCAAGGAACTGAAGCTCGATGCCGCCACCGTCGCCAAGATCTTCCGCGGCGGGATCACCAACTGGAACGACCCGGCCATCGCCGCCATGAACCCGGATGCGAAGCTTCCGGACCTCAAGGTCACCCCGGTGAACCGCTCCGACGACTCCGGCACCACCCAGAACTTCACCGATTACCTGGCCGCCGCCGCTCCCGAGGTCTGGACCGACAAGGCTGCAGGCATCTGGCCCGCAGCACTGAAGGGCGAGAACGCCAAGGGCACCTCCGGCGTCGTCAAGACCGTGACCGACACCCCGGGCGCCGTAACGTACGCCGATGACTCCGCCGTGAGCGGCAAGCTGGGCGTCGCGCAGATCAAGGTGGGCGGGTCCTTCACGAAGATCTCCGCCGACGCCGCTGCGAAGGCAGTCGACGCCGGCAAGCCGGTTGAGGGCCGCAACGCCAACGACCTGTCGATCAAGCTGGACCGCACCACCACGATCGAGGGCGCTTACCCGGTGGTCCTGGTTTCCTTCCACGTCGTCTGCAGCACCTACGCTGACCAGAAGACCGCGGACCTGGTGAAGGCATTCGAGAGCTACGTCGTCTCCGACGCCGGGCAGAAGGCAGCCGCTGAGGCCGCCAAGTCCGCCCCGCTGTCCAAGACCCTGCAGGACAAGGCCCTCAAGTCCATTCAGAGCATCAAGGTAAAGTCCTAG
- a CDS encoding multicopper oxidase family protein has translation MRPVSRRDALLLGGLGTAATVAGGAGLWWSLVSTQQPGSGAGGAQGTGLRSPPELRSAGGRLQLTLEAARGQVELGGRPARPLCYNGAVPGPTLRLRPGDELSIRLVNSIDQPTNLHVHGLHVSPQANGDNVFVTVQPGAGFDYSYRLPPDHPPGVYWYHPHHHGMVAGQIFAGLFGAIIVEDPEPIPVSADRVLLVSDTTLDSAGNIAAVSQMERMAGREGELLLLNGQSRPLLTARPGERERWRIINACAARFLRLRLDGQRLELIGMDSGRSPAPEAVDELLLAPGNRADLLVTAVDGESTLQALPYDRGGMPGMMGQAPSPVRGAAALATFRVGGESAAVPGAVAVRPAPADLRTAAVAARRQLVLAMGAGSGGMGGGMGGMMQFSINGREFSGSRTDTVVAAGTVEEWTLVNTSPMDHPFHLHVWPMQLIEDNGLAVDSVIMRDVVNVRANGQATVRVAFRDFGGRAVYHCHILDHEDLGMMGVIEVR, from the coding sequence GTGCGGCCCGTCAGCCGCCGCGACGCCCTGCTCCTGGGCGGCCTGGGCACCGCGGCCACCGTGGCAGGCGGAGCCGGACTGTGGTGGTCCCTGGTTTCCACCCAGCAGCCGGGCAGCGGGGCCGGGGGCGCGCAAGGGACCGGGCTGCGCAGTCCCCCCGAGCTTCGCAGCGCCGGCGGCAGGCTGCAGCTCACCCTGGAGGCCGCCCGCGGACAGGTGGAGCTCGGCGGCCGGCCGGCCCGGCCCCTTTGCTACAACGGCGCTGTCCCGGGTCCCACCCTCCGCCTGCGCCCCGGCGACGAGCTCAGCATCAGGCTTGTGAACAGCATCGACCAACCAACGAACCTGCACGTCCATGGCCTGCACGTGTCCCCGCAGGCCAACGGTGACAATGTGTTTGTCACGGTCCAGCCCGGAGCGGGTTTCGACTACAGCTACCGGCTGCCGCCGGATCACCCGCCGGGCGTCTACTGGTACCACCCCCATCACCACGGCATGGTTGCGGGGCAGATTTTTGCAGGGCTTTTCGGGGCGATCATCGTCGAGGATCCCGAACCCATCCCGGTGAGCGCGGACCGTGTGCTGCTTGTCTCGGACACCACCCTGGACAGTGCCGGCAACATAGCCGCGGTGTCGCAGATGGAGCGCATGGCGGGCCGGGAAGGTGAACTGCTCCTGCTCAACGGGCAGAGCAGGCCACTGCTCACGGCCCGCCCGGGCGAACGGGAGCGGTGGCGGATCATCAACGCCTGCGCCGCCCGCTTCCTTCGACTCCGGCTGGACGGCCAGCGGCTGGAGCTGATCGGCATGGATTCGGGCCGGTCCCCCGCTCCCGAAGCCGTGGACGAACTCCTGCTGGCGCCGGGCAACCGGGCGGACCTGCTGGTGACGGCAGTCGACGGCGAATCCACTTTGCAGGCCCTCCCCTATGACCGCGGCGGCATGCCGGGAATGATGGGGCAGGCGCCGTCCCCCGTCCGCGGGGCAGCCGCACTGGCGACCTTTCGGGTCGGCGGCGAATCCGCGGCCGTGCCCGGTGCCGTCGCGGTGCGGCCGGCCCCGGCGGACCTCCGGACCGCCGCCGTGGCGGCACGCCGGCAACTGGTTCTGGCGATGGGGGCGGGATCGGGAGGCATGGGCGGAGGTATGGGCGGCATGATGCAGTTCAGCATCAATGGCCGTGAATTCAGCGGGTCCCGCACGGACACGGTCGTGGCAGCCGGAACCGTGGAGGAATGGACGCTGGTCAACACGAGCCCGATGGACCACCCCTTCCACCTGCATGTGTGGCCGATGCAGCTCATCGAGGACAACGGCCTGGCGGTCGATTCCGTCATCATGCGGGACGTGGTGAACGTGCGGGCGAATGGACAGGCCACAGTCAGGGTCGCGTTCCGCGACTTCGGCGGCCGCGCGGTCTACCACTGCCACATCCTGGACCACGAGGACCTGGGAATGATGGGCGTGATCGAGGTCCGCTGA
- the pstA gene encoding phosphate ABC transporter permease PstA, whose amino-acid sequence MTSTLTPVKKRSALTKGQLPKWAPYLVLGIAVVLGAAVLALIGFNALGWGIVSAVFFAIGLVGWSAAVEGSRRAKDKLASCLVVGAFLIALLPLFSVIWTVLVNGLPGLTDPGFLSTSMNGVTGAYDNKSVEEGAPVVGGIFHALIGTLLITVMATVISVPVGLLTSVYLVEYGNDRPLARAITFFVDVMTGIPSIVAGLFAAAFFFAIVGPGTKTGAVAAVALSVLMIPVVVRSSEEMLKIVPNELREAAYALGVRKWRTILKVVIPTAISGIASGVTLAIARVIGETAPILVTAGFATSINYNVFGGWMASLPTFIYTQILNPTSPSNPDPSSQRAWGAALVLIILVMLLNLGARLVARMFAPKTGR is encoded by the coding sequence ATGACCTCCACCCTGACCCCCGTCAAGAAGCGCTCGGCCCTCACGAAGGGCCAGCTGCCGAAGTGGGCCCCCTACCTGGTTCTCGGCATCGCCGTGGTTCTCGGCGCGGCCGTCCTGGCCCTGATCGGCTTCAACGCCCTCGGCTGGGGCATTGTCTCCGCAGTCTTCTTCGCCATCGGCCTCGTCGGCTGGAGCGCCGCCGTCGAAGGCTCGCGCCGCGCGAAGGACAAACTGGCCAGCTGCCTCGTGGTGGGCGCGTTCCTGATCGCGCTGCTGCCCCTGTTCTCGGTGATCTGGACGGTCCTGGTCAACGGCCTGCCCGGCCTCACGGACCCCGGCTTCCTTTCCACCTCGATGAACGGCGTCACTGGGGCCTACGACAACAAGAGTGTCGAGGAAGGCGCCCCCGTGGTCGGCGGCATCTTCCACGCCCTGATCGGCACACTGCTGATCACGGTGATGGCGACCGTCATCTCGGTACCAGTGGGCCTGCTGACCTCCGTCTACCTGGTGGAGTACGGCAATGACCGCCCGCTTGCCCGCGCCATCACTTTCTTCGTGGACGTCATGACCGGCATTCCCTCGATCGTGGCCGGCCTGTTCGCGGCCGCCTTCTTCTTCGCAATCGTCGGACCGGGCACCAAAACCGGTGCCGTCGCCGCCGTCGCCCTCTCCGTGCTGATGATCCCCGTGGTGGTCCGCTCCAGCGAGGAGATGCTCAAGATCGTCCCCAACGAACTCCGCGAGGCCGCCTACGCCCTGGGCGTGCGCAAGTGGCGAACCATCCTCAAAGTGGTCATCCCGACGGCGATCTCCGGCATCGCCTCGGGCGTCACCCTCGCGATCGCCCGGGTGATCGGCGAAACCGCCCCCATCCTGGTCACCGCGGGCTTCGCCACCTCGATCAATTACAACGTGTTCGGCGGCTGGATGGCCTCGCTGCCAACCTTCATCTACACGCAGATCCTTAACCCGACCTCGCCGTCCAACCCGGATCCCTCCTCTCAGCGCGCCTGGGGCGCCGCCCTGGTCCTCATCATCCTGGTGATGCTGCTCAACCTCGGCGCCCGCCTGGTCGCCCGCATGTTCGCCCCCAAGACCGGCCGCTAG
- the radA gene encoding DNA repair protein RadA translates to MATKTSRATKAPGYKCAECGWTTAKWVGRCGECQAWGSVEETGGAVARTTAATTVLEPARRISEVDATTAAFLPTGVDELDRVLGGGLVPGAVILLAGEPGVGKSTLLLDVAAKFARTAQDVLYITGEESAAQVKLRADRIDAVAESLYLSAETDLGQALGQVEKLEPRLLIVDSVQTMSSADVEGSAGGVSQVREVAASLIAAAKRRNMTTLLVGHVTKDGSIAGPRLLEHLVDVVCQFEGERHSRLRLLRAVKNRYGPTDDVGCFDLNEDGIVGLADPSGLFVSRTKEPVSGTCITVTLEGRRPLLAEVQSLLAESSSAQPRRATSGLDSSRVAMLLAVLQQRAGCLLSKDDSYVATVGGVKLSEPATDLAVALAVASAKARKPLPERLIAFGEVGLAGEVRPVPGINQRIQEAHRLGFTHAVVPASPNGAGPIPAGFSVREVGHLTEALSLLIS, encoded by the coding sequence ATGGCTACCAAGACTTCCCGGGCCACCAAGGCGCCGGGCTACAAATGCGCTGAATGCGGCTGGACCACGGCCAAGTGGGTGGGCCGCTGCGGCGAGTGCCAGGCCTGGGGCAGCGTGGAGGAAACCGGCGGCGCCGTAGCGCGGACGACGGCGGCCACCACCGTGCTGGAGCCGGCCCGGCGGATCTCCGAGGTGGACGCCACCACCGCAGCCTTCCTGCCCACCGGTGTGGACGAACTGGACCGCGTGCTCGGCGGCGGGCTGGTCCCGGGCGCCGTGATCCTGCTGGCGGGCGAACCGGGCGTCGGCAAGTCAACCCTGCTGCTGGACGTCGCGGCCAAGTTTGCCCGCACCGCGCAGGACGTCCTTTACATCACGGGCGAGGAATCGGCCGCACAGGTCAAGCTCCGCGCGGACCGGATCGACGCCGTCGCCGAATCCCTGTACCTCTCCGCCGAAACGGACCTCGGCCAGGCCCTGGGGCAGGTGGAGAAGCTGGAGCCGCGCCTGCTGATCGTGGACTCCGTCCAGACGATGAGCAGCGCCGACGTCGAAGGCAGCGCCGGCGGCGTCTCGCAGGTCCGGGAGGTTGCCGCCTCCCTGATCGCCGCCGCCAAGCGCCGCAACATGACCACCCTGCTGGTCGGCCATGTGACCAAAGACGGCTCCATCGCCGGGCCCCGGCTGCTCGAGCACCTCGTGGATGTCGTGTGCCAGTTCGAAGGCGAGCGCCACTCCCGGCTGCGGCTGCTCCGGGCGGTCAAGAACCGGTACGGCCCCACCGACGACGTCGGCTGCTTCGACCTGAACGAGGACGGGATTGTGGGCCTGGCCGATCCGAGCGGGCTGTTCGTTTCGCGGACTAAGGAGCCGGTCTCCGGCACCTGCATCACGGTGACCCTGGAAGGGCGGCGCCCGCTTCTGGCCGAGGTGCAGTCCCTGCTGGCCGAAAGCTCCAGCGCCCAGCCGCGCCGGGCCACGAGCGGGCTGGACAGTTCCCGGGTGGCCATGCTGCTGGCGGTGCTCCAGCAGCGCGCCGGCTGCCTGCTCAGCAAAGACGATTCCTACGTGGCAACCGTGGGCGGCGTAAAGCTCAGCGAGCCCGCCACGGACCTCGCCGTCGCGCTGGCCGTGGCCTCCGCGAAGGCCAGGAAACCCCTGCCGGAGCGGCTCATCGCCTTCGGCGAAGTGGGTCTGGCCGGCGAGGTGCGCCCCGTGCCCGGCATCAACCAGCGGATCCAGGAAGCCCACCGGCTGGGCTTCACCCACGCCGTGGTCCCGGCAAGCCCAAACGGCGCGGGACCGATTCCTGCGGGTTTCTCGGTGCGCGAAGTGGGACACCTGACCGAAGCCCTGAGCCTGCTGATCAGCTGA
- a CDS encoding inorganic phosphate transporter, translating into MTILLFALVVVFAGAFAFLNGFRDASAAVALAVRTRALTPTIAVLLAALFNFVGAGLSAALALAVSQTWVQLPKGENGLTILMAGLLSAVLWGIYTWWQGIPSSSTHALVGGLAGAGIASVAVGGHAVGGVDTSLLSQVVLPLLLSPLIAFVGAYLLVWPATWAARYTPPNVVNGRARRAESIAVGAVAFAHGLQDGQRTSAVLVLALLASGLSDGREMPVWVALFTAALLTAGTLAGGWRISYTIGYRLIRMDPLRGSVAQLFSSAILLIGAIGLHWPISTTHTVTSAVLGSGSNQGFPATNRKMVIRILMFWVLTPVATAAAAFVLALSLSPLAGL; encoded by the coding sequence GTGACCATCCTCCTGTTTGCCCTGGTGGTGGTCTTCGCCGGGGCATTCGCCTTCCTGAACGGTTTCCGGGATGCCTCGGCTGCGGTGGCGCTGGCCGTCCGGACCCGCGCCCTCACCCCGACCATCGCCGTGCTGCTGGCCGCGTTGTTCAACTTCGTCGGTGCCGGGCTGAGCGCCGCACTGGCCCTGGCCGTCAGCCAGACCTGGGTGCAGCTGCCCAAGGGGGAAAACGGGCTGACCATCCTGATGGCGGGCCTGCTCAGTGCCGTGCTGTGGGGCATCTACACCTGGTGGCAGGGCATTCCGTCGTCCTCGACGCATGCCCTCGTAGGCGGGCTGGCCGGCGCCGGGATTGCGAGCGTGGCCGTCGGCGGGCACGCCGTCGGGGGCGTTGACACGTCCCTGCTTTCCCAGGTGGTGCTTCCGCTGCTGCTCTCACCGCTGATTGCCTTCGTGGGCGCCTACCTGCTGGTCTGGCCCGCGACGTGGGCCGCTCGGTATACGCCCCCGAACGTCGTGAATGGCCGCGCGCGGCGCGCGGAGAGCATTGCGGTGGGCGCCGTGGCGTTCGCCCACGGACTGCAGGACGGACAGCGCACCAGCGCCGTCCTGGTCCTTGCCCTGCTGGCGTCAGGGCTGTCGGATGGCCGGGAGATGCCGGTCTGGGTGGCACTGTTCACCGCGGCCCTGCTGACCGCGGGAACCCTGGCCGGCGGGTGGCGCATTTCCTACACCATTGGCTACCGGCTGATCCGGATGGATCCCCTGCGCGGCTCCGTCGCGCAACTGTTCAGCTCGGCCATCCTGCTGATTGGCGCGATCGGGCTGCACTGGCCCATCTCCACTACGCACACTGTCACGTCGGCCGTCCTGGGTTCCGGCAGCAATCAGGGGTTCCCGGCCACCAACCGGAAAATGGTGATCCGGATCCTGATGTTCTGGGTGCTCACCCCGGTGGCCACCGCGGCGGCGGCCTTCGTGCTGGCCCTGTCCCTGTCACCGCTCGCGGGGCTGTAG
- the pstC gene encoding phosphate ABC transporter permease subunit PstC has product MTTTSLTTSRGTGRAGDKVFSAATLAAGCLILAVLFGVAIFLVIQAFPALVASPDKIQGGEGFFAYIWPIVIGTLIAAVIALVIATPVAIGVALFISHFAPRKLASGLGYVIDLLAAIPSVVYGAWGAAFLAKEISPAYNWLANNLGWLPIFQGPASATGKTILTAGIVLSVMVLPIITSLSREIFLQTPKLHEEAALALGATRWEMIRMAVLPFGRPGIISAVMLGLGRALGETMAVALVLSSGVLTASLIQSGNQTIAAEIALNFPEASGLKVNTLIAAGLVLFVITLGVNMIARWIISRHKEFSGAN; this is encoded by the coding sequence GTGACCACCACCTCCCTGACCACGTCCCGGGGCACAGGCCGCGCCGGCGATAAGGTCTTTTCCGCAGCCACATTGGCCGCTGGGTGCCTGATCCTGGCCGTGCTCTTCGGAGTGGCGATCTTCCTCGTCATCCAGGCATTCCCTGCCCTTGTGGCCTCCCCGGACAAGATCCAGGGCGGCGAGGGCTTTTTCGCCTACATCTGGCCGATCGTCATCGGCACCCTGATCGCAGCCGTGATCGCCCTCGTGATCGCAACGCCGGTCGCGATCGGCGTGGCGCTGTTCATCTCCCATTTCGCCCCGCGCAAGCTCGCCTCCGGCCTGGGCTACGTGATCGACCTGCTGGCCGCCATCCCCTCCGTGGTCTACGGCGCCTGGGGTGCCGCGTTCCTCGCCAAGGAAATCTCGCCGGCCTACAACTGGCTGGCCAACAACCTGGGCTGGCTGCCGATCTTCCAGGGACCGGCCTCGGCCACAGGCAAGACCATCCTCACCGCGGGAATCGTGCTGTCCGTCATGGTCCTGCCCATCATCACGTCGCTGAGCCGCGAAATCTTCCTGCAGACCCCCAAGCTGCACGAAGAGGCCGCGCTCGCGCTTGGTGCCACCCGCTGGGAAATGATCCGGATGGCTGTGTTGCCGTTCGGCCGCCCGGGCATCATCAGCGCCGTCATGCTGGGCCTGGGCCGCGCCCTCGGCGAAACCATGGCTGTCGCGCTGGTGCTGTCCTCCGGCGTGCTGACCGCGAGCCTTATCCAGTCCGGCAACCAGACCATCGCCGCCGAAATCGCCCTGAACTTCCCCGAGGCCAGCGGCCTGAAGGTCAACACGCTCATTGCCGCCGGCCTGGTCCTGTTCGTCATCACCCTCGGCGTGAACATGATCGCGCGCTGGATCATCAGCCGGCACAAAGAATTCTCGGGAGCCAACTAA
- the pstB gene encoding phosphate ABC transporter ATP-binding protein PstB: MSKRIDVKDLNVYYSKFLAVADVNINIEAKSVTAFIGPSGCGKSTFLRTLNRMHEVIPGARVEGEVLLDGDNLYGPGVDPVTVRSQIGMVFQRPNPFPTMSIRDNVLAGVKLNNQRISKGEADALVERSLQGANLWNEVKDRLGKPGSGLSGGQQQRLCIARAIAVEPQVILMDEPCSALDPISTLAIEDLINELKDQYTVVIVTHNMQQAARVSDKTAFFNIAGTGKPGRLIEYGDTHTMFSNPTEKATEDYVSGRFG, translated from the coding sequence ATGTCTAAGCGCATCGACGTCAAAGACCTGAACGTCTACTACAGCAAATTCCTGGCCGTCGCAGACGTCAACATCAACATCGAAGCCAAGTCCGTCACGGCGTTCATCGGGCCCTCCGGCTGCGGCAAATCCACCTTCCTGCGCACCCTGAACCGGATGCATGAGGTGATCCCCGGCGCCCGCGTCGAAGGTGAGGTACTGCTCGACGGCGACAACCTGTACGGCCCCGGCGTGGACCCGGTCACCGTCCGCTCGCAGATCGGGATGGTCTTCCAGCGTCCCAACCCGTTCCCCACGATGTCCATCCGCGATAACGTGCTGGCCGGCGTGAAGCTGAACAACCAGAGGATCTCCAAGGGCGAGGCCGACGCCCTGGTGGAACGCTCCCTGCAGGGCGCCAACCTCTGGAACGAGGTCAAGGACCGGCTGGGCAAGCCCGGCTCGGGTCTCTCCGGCGGCCAGCAGCAGCGGCTCTGCATCGCCCGCGCAATCGCCGTGGAGCCGCAGGTCATCCTGATGGACGAGCCCTGCTCCGCGCTGGACCCGATCTCCACACTGGCCATTGAGGACCTCATCAACGAGCTCAAGGACCAGTACACCGTGGTGATCGTGACCCACAACATGCAGCAGGCCGCCCGCGTCTCGGACAAGACCGCGTTCTTCAACATCGCGGGCACCGGCAAGCCGGGCCGGCTGATCGAATACGGCGACACCCACACCATGTTCAGCAACCCGACCGAGAAGGCCACCGAGGACTACGTTTCCGGCCGCTTCGGATAG
- a CDS encoding FUSC family protein encodes MASAIGLSASARFLRGRVRTGLVRSRNSLMPAIQMTACAVGAYAFAEYVLGHSGPLFAATSSLISLGFSRDPRLRRVIEVGLGCTIGIVVGDLLLHWLGAGMWQAAVVLLFSILLARFLDSGTIFTTQLGLQSLLVVLLPAPAGGPFTRSIDAVVGGVFALLVTILIPKDPRREPRTDVKKLLHELAEVLRECASALSYSDSTQAWHALIRGRNCQPLVDAMRQSLRSSGEVATLAPAYRRHRDELDQMEQSLDYIDLALRNSRVFARRLTSAINHAALSDEATQNIAEVLRDTADAVDELSLGLAEVHDGVRRAHLRTARTELREIAGRLHPRLLDVQRLEGETVVMLFRPLMVDLLEAAGVDSREARDILPPL; translated from the coding sequence ATGGCCTCCGCTATTGGACTTTCCGCAAGCGCCCGATTCCTGCGCGGCCGGGTCCGCACCGGCCTGGTCCGGAGCCGGAACTCCCTCATGCCGGCCATCCAGATGACCGCCTGCGCAGTTGGCGCGTACGCGTTCGCCGAGTACGTGCTGGGCCACAGCGGCCCGCTCTTCGCCGCCACGTCCTCGCTCATCTCGCTGGGCTTTTCCCGCGACCCCCGGCTGCGCCGCGTGATCGAGGTCGGCCTGGGCTGCACCATCGGCATCGTGGTCGGGGACCTGCTGCTGCACTGGCTGGGCGCCGGGATGTGGCAGGCCGCCGTCGTGCTGCTGTTCTCGATCCTGCTCGCGAGGTTCCTGGACAGCGGGACGATCTTCACCACCCAGCTGGGCCTGCAGTCCCTGCTGGTGGTGCTTCTGCCGGCGCCGGCGGGAGGTCCTTTCACCCGCAGCATCGACGCCGTCGTGGGCGGGGTGTTCGCCCTGCTGGTGACGATCCTGATCCCGAAGGACCCGCGCCGGGAACCCCGCACCGACGTCAAGAAGCTCCTGCACGAACTCGCCGAGGTGCTGCGCGAATGTGCCTCCGCCCTGAGCTACAGCGACTCCACCCAGGCCTGGCATGCGCTGATCCGGGGGCGGAACTGCCAGCCGCTCGTCGACGCCATGCGGCAGTCGCTGCGGTCCTCCGGCGAGGTGGCGACCCTGGCGCCGGCCTACCGCAGGCACCGGGACGAGCTGGACCAGATGGAACAGTCGCTCGACTACATCGACCTTGCGCTGCGCAACAGCCGGGTCTTTGCCCGCCGCCTGACCAGCGCCATCAATCATGCGGCCTTGTCCGACGAGGCCACGCAGAACATCGCCGAGGTCCTGCGGGACACCGCCGACGCCGTCGACGAACTCTCCCTGGGCCTGGCGGAAGTGCACGACGGCGTCCGCCGCGCCCACCTGCGGACGGCCCGGACGGAGCTTCGGGAAATCGCCGGCCGCCTGCACCCGAGGCTGCTTGACGTGCAGCGGCTGGAGGGCGAAACGGTGGTCATGCTGTTCCGTCCGCTGATGGTGGACCTGCTCGAGGCGGCCGGGGTCGACTCCCGGGAAGCCCGGGATATCCTTCCCCCGCTGTAG